The following are encoded in a window of Lawsonia intracellularis PHE/MN1-00 genomic DNA:
- a CDS encoding phage tail sheath C-terminal domain-containing protein — MASPNIQFDAIPVNIRKPGKYFEFNTRLAVRTLPGNPQSLLIIAQQTGTEPCEPRRIFDADTAGLLFGFGSQIHSMVLAAMHANPYLDLTVLPLADPESGLAATAVVTPSGEAQSAGVVSITIAGKTVSMALAKDDTPSDCAVTLAQAVNLVEELPVVASVTESGVLTLTAKNKGTCGNGITVSVQSSVPGMKCTLTPMSGGQGEPDFQAALAKVFSGDYTIYCVGTTQSEHLKALSDHLASMGAPLEQRGAIGVYAFAGTLEDAITLAESTNSGRLTGAVLPGTPSLSYEVAASYAATIASEEDPARPLNGLTLKGIIPSPISQRLSRTQQEVALKSGVTPLEVGTGEVVSIVRAISTYTKNSEGSPDSALLDITTIRTLDYLRKAIRERMSLRFPREKLSTRTLPKVRSEVLDVLRKMEELEILEEVASNAEGVIVERDIEDPNRLNARIPADVVNGLHIFAGRIDLIL; from the coding sequence ATGGCAAGTCCAAATATTCAATTTGACGCTATTCCTGTCAACATACGTAAACCAGGAAAGTATTTTGAGTTTAATACACGACTGGCTGTACGGACCCTCCCAGGTAATCCTCAGTCTTTACTTATTATTGCACAGCAAACCGGAACAGAGCCATGCGAGCCAAGACGGATTTTTGATGCAGATACTGCAGGGTTATTATTTGGTTTTGGTTCACAAATCCATTCAATGGTTTTGGCTGCCATGCATGCAAATCCATATCTTGATCTTACCGTGTTGCCATTAGCAGATCCTGAAAGTGGTTTAGCTGCAACAGCAGTAGTAACACCTAGTGGAGAAGCACAAAGTGCTGGCGTTGTAAGTATTACTATTGCTGGAAAGACAGTTTCTATGGCTCTTGCTAAAGATGATACACCTTCAGACTGCGCTGTGACACTTGCCCAAGCTGTAAATCTTGTTGAAGAACTCCCTGTAGTTGCTTCTGTAACAGAGTCAGGGGTATTAACACTTACGGCTAAGAATAAAGGGACATGTGGCAATGGTATTACAGTGTCTGTGCAGTCTTCTGTCCCTGGGATGAAATGCACATTGACACCTATGAGTGGTGGACAAGGTGAACCTGATTTTCAAGCAGCATTAGCTAAAGTCTTTTCAGGAGATTATACAATTTATTGTGTTGGGACAACACAATCAGAACATCTTAAAGCATTGAGCGATCATTTAGCATCTATGGGTGCTCCTTTAGAACAACGAGGGGCTATAGGTGTGTACGCTTTTGCAGGGACACTAGAGGATGCTATTACATTAGCTGAATCTACGAATAGCGGACGTCTCACAGGTGCTGTATTACCAGGGACCCCATCGTTATCATATGAGGTGGCAGCTTCTTATGCTGCAACAATTGCTTCAGAAGAAGATCCAGCTCGTCCGTTAAATGGATTAACCCTTAAAGGTATTATTCCATCCCCAATAAGTCAGCGTCTTTCACGCACACAGCAAGAAGTAGCTTTGAAAAGTGGTGTTACACCTCTTGAAGTAGGTACTGGTGAAGTTGTTTCTATTGTCCGAGCTATTAGTACATATACCAAGAATAGTGAAGGTTCTCCTGATAGTGCACTACTTGATATTACAACCATTCGGACATTGGATTATTTACGTAAAGCTATACGTGAACGTATGAGTCTAAGATTCCCAAGAGAAAAACTTTCTACACGGACATTACCAAAAGTTCGTAGTGAAGTTTTGGATGTCTTGCGGAAGATGGAAGAGTTAGAAATTCTTGAAGAAGTAGCCAGTAATGCAGAGGGTGTTATTGTTGAAAGGGATATTGAAGATCCAAATCGTTTAAATGCCCGTATTCCTGCTGATGTAGTCAATGGTTTACACATTTTTGCAGGCAGAATTGATTTAATACTATAA